In Microbacterium sp. AB, a single genomic region encodes these proteins:
- the atpD gene encoding F0F1 ATP synthase subunit beta: protein MTANATAEITAVVGRVARVTGPVVDIEFPHDAIPEVYSALKTTITIGDVSTEITLEVAQHLGDDVVRAISLKPTDGMVRGQEVRDTGAPISVPVGDITKGKVFNVIGEVLNLGEGETLEVTERWPIHRKPPSFDQLESKTQLFETGIKVIDLLTPYVLGGKIGLFGGAGVGKTVLIQEMIYRVAANHGGVSVFAGVGERTREGNDLIHEMEEAGVFDKTALVFGQMDEPPGTRLRVALSALTMAEYFRDVQKQDVLLFIDNIFRFTQAGSEVSTLLGRMPSAVGYQPNLADEMGVLQERITSTRGHSITSLQAIYVPADDYTDPAPATTFAHLDATTELSREIASKGLYPAVDPLASTSRILDPRYIGADHYRVATAVKQILQKNKELQEIIAILGVDELSEEDKIVVSRARRLQQFLSQNTYTAEKFTGVAGSTVPLKEAIEGFDAIVRGDFDHVAEQAFFNVGGIGDVEAKWAQIQKENA, encoded by the coding sequence ATGACTGCCAACGCCACGGCTGAGATCACTGCGGTGGTCGGGCGCGTCGCACGCGTCACGGGCCCCGTCGTCGACATCGAGTTCCCGCACGACGCCATCCCCGAGGTCTACAGCGCGCTGAAGACCACGATCACGATCGGCGACGTGTCGACCGAGATCACCCTCGAGGTCGCGCAGCACCTCGGCGACGACGTCGTCCGCGCCATCTCGCTGAAGCCCACCGACGGAATGGTCCGCGGCCAGGAGGTGCGCGACACCGGCGCGCCCATCTCGGTGCCGGTGGGCGACATCACCAAGGGCAAGGTCTTCAACGTCATCGGCGAGGTCCTCAACCTCGGCGAGGGCGAGACGCTCGAGGTGACCGAGCGGTGGCCCATCCACCGCAAGCCGCCGAGCTTCGACCAGCTCGAGTCGAAGACGCAGCTCTTCGAGACGGGCATCAAGGTCATCGACCTCCTGACCCCGTACGTCCTGGGCGGCAAGATCGGCCTGTTCGGCGGCGCCGGCGTCGGCAAGACGGTCCTCATCCAGGAGATGATCTACCGCGTCGCGGCCAACCACGGCGGAGTGTCCGTGTTCGCCGGGGTCGGCGAGCGCACGCGTGAGGGCAACGACCTCATCCACGAGATGGAGGAGGCGGGTGTCTTCGACAAGACCGCGCTCGTCTTCGGCCAGATGGACGAGCCGCCGGGGACGCGTCTGCGCGTCGCCCTCTCGGCCCTGACGATGGCGGAGTACTTCCGCGACGTGCAGAAGCAGGACGTCCTCCTCTTCATCGACAACATCTTCCGCTTCACCCAGGCGGGCTCCGAGGTCTCCACGCTGCTCGGCCGCATGCCGTCCGCGGTGGGATACCAGCCGAACCTCGCCGACGAGATGGGTGTGCTCCAGGAGCGCATCACCTCGACGCGCGGTCACTCGATCACCTCGCTGCAGGCGATCTACGTGCCGGCCGACGACTACACCGACCCGGCGCCGGCGACCACGTTCGCGCACCTCGACGCGACCACCGAGCTCTCGCGTGAGATCGCGTCGAAGGGACTGTATCCCGCGGTCGATCCGCTCGCCTCCACGAGCCGCATCCTCGACCCGCGCTACATCGGGGCCGACCACTACCGCGTCGCCACGGCGGTGAAGCAGATCCTCCAGAAGAACAAGGAGCTGCAGGAGATCATCGCGATCCTCGGCGTCGACGAGCTCTCGGAGGAGGACAAGATCGTCGTGTCCCGCGCACGCCGCCTCCAGCAGTTCCTCTCCCAGAACACCTACACGGCGGAGAAGTTCACGGGCGTGGCGGGTTCGACCGTGCCGCTGAAGGAGGCGATCGAAGGGTTCGACGCGATCGTCCGCGGCGACTTCGACCACGTCGCCGAGCAGGCGTTCTTCAACGTCGGCGGCATCGGCGACGTCGAGGCGAAGTGGGCGCAGATCCAGAAGGAGAACGCCTGA